Part of the Halopenitus persicus genome is shown below.
TCTCGACGCTCACCGGGAATCTGCTCCGGTCGGGCGCGTTCTTCATCGTCCAGCCCATCCTCGGCGGCGTCGACGACGAGGGTGCACACATCTACTCCATCGACGCGCTCGGCGGCACGACCGAGGAGGAGTACACCGTCACCGGCTCCGGCTCCCAGTACGCGCTCGGCGTTCTCGAACAGGAGTTCGAGACGGGCCTGTCGAACGACGACGCGAGGACGGTCGCCGCGAAGGCCATCAAGTCCGCCGTCGAGCGGGACCTGGCCTCCGGCAACGGGATCAACGTCGCGGTCGTCACCGAGGACGGCGTCGATATTTCGCGCCACAAGGAGATCGACGACCTGCTCTAGGCGGTCGGCGACAGTTCCGACGTAATCGACCGGCCGCACGTGCGGGGAATCGTTTTCGACGCGTTCGTTCCTGCCCCGGATACGCCAGGATCCGTCACCAGTCGGTGAAACTCCCGTCGACCAGCGTGTCGGTCTGGTTCTCGATGTACTCCCGCTGGGCCGCAACGACCGCTGCCTCGAAGGACGCACCGTCGTCGAGCCGGTTGCGAACCCGATCGCGTTTCCACCGGGCCGGCGTCATCCGCTCGTGGGCCCGCCACCGGAGCGGCGCGATCCAGCGTTCGGCGGTCGAGGGGGCACAGCCGGCCGACTCCAGGCCTGCGACCGCGTGATCGAGGAGGTCCGCGAAGAGCTCCTCGTGGTCGTGAGTGAGTTCGCCGTGGTTGCCGATCCACGCCAATTCCGCGTCGATCCCGTCCGCGACGGCGGCGTAGAAGTTCTCTCGGGCGCGCTCCCATGGCAGGTCGATGACGGGGTGTTCCCGGCGGGGCAGCTCCTCGAGCAAGCCGGCGAAGGCGGCCTGGAACGCGATCGAATCGCCGACGGTCGGCTGGGCGGGGATCGGCCGGAACTCGATACGCGCGTTCGCCGACGAGCGCGTCGCGCCGTCGAAGACCGGACGGACCCACCGCCAGTAGGTGCCGTGTTTGCTGCGGAAGGTGGCGAAGTCGTCGTCGAACCGCGTTCCGGGGTCGGGGTCGACCGGCACGAACGACTCGTCGGCCGCGATCCGGTCGACGGCCTCCTCCACCGTCTCGACGTCACGCGGGAACCGGACCTTGGGCTCGACGGTGCGGCCGTTCAACACCGACTCGAAGACGTGGATCCGGTTTTCGTGCGCGCCCTCCGCGAGGACCCGTTCGCCGTCCCAGTCCGCGTCGTACAGCTCCGGCGGGAAGAACGGCGAGTTGACCCCGAGCGCCAGCAGGGGGCCCGCGATCCGCAGCGCGTAGCGGAAGTGAACCGGCAGCATCGTCGCCTGCGAGACCTGGTAGTGGGGCTGGATCGAGGTGATCAGGCTCTCCGGCATCACCGTCTTCGTGGTCATCGACACGCCCGGCGCCTCGAGCTCGACGTCGCGGCCGACCGAGTCGTCGGCGGTCGCGTTCGCCATCGCGTGGTACCGGACCGCGTCGCTCATGTTCGTCGCGATGTGGACGCCGTCGATCTCGACGCTGTCGGTGAGGTACTCGGTCGCCGTCTCGCCGGTCGGCGGGATCGTCCACAGGCCGTCCGAGACCAGCCGCATCCCCTCCGCGGCGGTACAGTCGAGGGCGGCCTGGAGACGGGCGCGCACCTCCGAGAGCTGCGCCTCGAGTCCGTGGTTCGAGAACGGCTGCGGGCTGGTCGACATCTCGGCGTTGTGGAGCCCGAGCTCCTTTTCGAACCCCATCAGCTCCAGCAGTCGGCGCGGAACGCGCATCAGGGAGAACTCGCCGTCGTGGGACTCGCCGTTCCACCGGCCGTCGCCGACGGCGTAGAACTCGTACTCGAAGCCGACGATCGACTGGTGGTTGTCGAAGGCGCCGTCCCGAAGCCGCTCCTTGACGACCTCGGCGTCGGCCTCCGCCCGGGAGTGAAACGCCTCGATGTCGACGTCGAGGGCCTCACGAACGCGTGCGGAGAGCTCGTGGTCGGTGTCCATACAGGGTCCACGCGTCCACGGCGGTATAAATGTCCACGACTGTGCCGGCCATCACGCCCACGACCGTGTCAGCCATCACGCCCACGACCGTGTCGGCCGTCCGTCGATCCGGCGTCCATCGGCGCGTTTTTTACCGGGACCCGCCGATCCGGCGTATGGAGTTCGCCGCGTTCGCCGCCCGTGCAGGGGCGATCGAGGAGACGGAGGCCGACCACGCGACGACCGTGCTCGTGGCGGAGCTGCTCGCGGACGCCGACGGCGACCTCGAGACGGTCGTCCGGTTCCTGCTGGGCCGCGTCTTCCCGGCCCACGAGACGCGCACCCTCGACGTCGGTCCGTCCCTCTGTCGGGAGGCGATCGCCAAGGCCGCGGGTCCGAACGTGGACACGGCCGACGTGGAGAACCGGCTCGCCGATCGCGGGGAGATCGGGGCCGTCGCGGCGTCGTACGACTTCGGCGGCCAGCGTGGGCTCGCCGCGTTCTCGACGGGCGCGACTGACGCGCCCGTGACGGTTGCCGAGGTCGATGGGACGCTTCGGTCGGTCGCCGCGGCCGCCGGCGACGGGAGCGAGGCCACGAAGCTCGACACGCTGTTCGGCCTGTTCAACCGGATCGATCCGTCGGAGGCGAAGATCCTCGCCCGACTCGTGCTCGGCGAGATGCGACTCGGCGTCGGTGAGGGGACCGTCAGGGACGCGATCGCGGAGGCGTTCCTCGCGGCGGACGCGGCCGCGCCCTCGGCGGAGGGGACGGCCGGGACCGATGGAGACGGATCGGGTGATGAGGACGGATCGGGTGATGAGGACGGATCGGGTGATGAGGACGGAGCGAGCGATGAGGACGGAGCGAGCGATGAGGACGGACGGAACGACGCCCCCGGCGACGAGGACGTCCTCGCCGCGACCGACGAGGACGTCGCGGCGGTCGCGCGCGCCCTCCAAGTGACCAACGACTACGGGCGGGTCGCCGCGATCGCTCGCGACCGCGGCCGGCCGGGGCTCGCGGACCAGCGGCTGGTCGTCGGCCGGCCGGTACAGGCGATGCTCGCGCAGGCCGGCACGGCCGCCGACGCCCTTTCGGAGTGGGACCGGGCGGCGATGGAAACGAAGTTCGACGGCGCGCGCGTGCAGGTCCATCATTCGCCATCGACCGACGACGTCGGCACGACCCTCTACTCGCGGAACATGGACGACGTCACCGAAGCGCTTCCCGAAATCGTCGAGCTGGTCGCGGATCGCGTCGAGGTCCCGGTCATCCTCGACGGCGAGGTCGTCGCGGTCGACGAGGACGGCGACCCGCTCCCGTTTCAGGAGGTGCTCCGGCGATTCCGCCGGAAACACGACGTCGACCGGATGCGCAATGAGGTCGACCTCCGGTTTCACGCCTTCGACTGCCTGCACGTCGACGGCGAGGACCTCCTCGAGGCGCCGCTCGAGACGCGCCACGACCGGCTTCGCCAGGCGGTCCCCGACCTCGCGGCGACGCTCACGATCGCGGACGGCGTGGAACCGATCGAGACGTTCGAACGCCGGGCACTGGAGGCGGGCCACGAAGGGATCATGCTCAAAAACCCCGACTCGCCGTACACGCCGGGGGACCGGGGACGGAACTGGCTCAAGCGGAAACCCGACGTGGAGACGCTCGATCTCGTCGTGACCGGCGGCGAGTGGGGCGAAGGGCGGCGGGCGTCGCTGTTCGGCACGTTCGAGGTCTCGGTCCGCGCCGACCGTGAGGGCGATGGGACCGGGACCGTCCACGCGGGCCGGCGGTTCGAACCGGTCGGAAAGGTCGCGACGGGAATCACCGACGAGCGGCTCGCGTCGCTCACGGACCGGTTCGAGCCGCTCGTCCTGTCCGAGGAGGGAACGGCGGTGACGTTCGACCCGCAGGTCGTCTTCGAGGTGGGCTACGAGGAGATCCAGCGGTCGCCCACCTACGGCTCCGGCTACGCGCTTCGCTTCCCGCGGTTCGTCGGCGTTCGGGAGGACAAGGACGTGACCGATGCCGACACCCTCGACCGCCTCGAGCGACTCGCCGACACGCAGTGATCGCGGCCGGTGCCGGTCGTCCCGGATCGTGACCGGCGTCGACTGCCGGAAGCCACCGACCACCCTCCGACACCGTGACGGTAGCCTCAAGGCTGCGGCTCGCGGATCGTGAGCCAATGACGGTTCGGTACGGCGACCTGACGGTGGAGTGGCTCGGCTACGCGACCGCGCGGCTGGAGACCGCGGACGGACTCGTGGCCTACACCGACCCCGGGCGATACGGGGTGCTCGACGACTACTGGGCGCGGGACGGCGACCTCGTCGTGGTCACCCACGACCATCACTACGAGCCGGACGGGATCCGGTCGGTCGCGGCCGCGGACGCGACGCTCGTGATCTACGACGGCGTCGATCCGGACCGGATCAGCCGCGACGTCGAGCCGGTGGCCGACCTCGCGGCCGACTACGAGGTCGTCCGCGTCGACGAGACGGACCGGGTGACCGCTGGCGACGCGACGGTCTGGTCGGTGCCGGCATACAACGAGCCGGACGGTCCCCGGGCGCGGCCGGACGGGACGGTCCCGCATCCGGAGGGGTTCGGCTGCGGCTACCTGCTGTCGCTGGCGGGAACCACGGTCTTCTGGCCGGGCGATTCCGACGCGCTCGAGGGGTTCGCCGAACTCGACGTCGCGGTGTTCCTCGCGAACATCGGCGGCGGGGTGGTTTCGGACCGCCACGAGGCGGCCGACCTCGCGGAGCGGCTGGACCCGGAGCTGGTCGTGCCGATCCATTACGACACGATCGAGACGCTCGCGGCGGACGGAGGCGCCTTCGCCGCCGACGTCGCCTCGCGGTCGATCCCCGTGGCGCTCGACGAGCGTTCGGCGAATCAGTAGCGGGACCGTCGATTTCGACCCCGTGAGTAGGCCTCCCCGGCGTCGTCCTCGAACTCCATCGCGACCGAGTTGATACAGAACCGCTTCCCGGTCGGCTCCGGTCTCGCGTCGGACCGGCTCCGCCGGCCCGACTGACTCACGCTCGCTGGCGCTCGCGTGAGCGTCGTCGAAGACGTGACCGAGCAGACTCCTCTACTCGTCCTCGAACTCCATCGCGACCGAGTTGATACAGAATCGCTTCCCGGTCGGCTCCAGTCTCGCGTCGGACCGGCTCCGCCGGCCCGACTGACTCACGCTCGCTGGCGCTCGCGTGAGCGTCGTCGAAGACGTGACCGAGCAGACTCCTCTACTCGTCCTCGAACTCCATCGCGACCGAGTTGATACAGAACCGCTTCCCGGTCGGCTCCGGTCCGTCGTCGAAGACGTGGCCGAGATGGGAGTCGCAGTTCGCACACCGGACCTCGGTTCGGCGCATCCCGTGGCTCGTGTCGAGCTGCGTCGTGACCGCGTCGTCCTCGGCCGCGTAGAAGGCCGGCCAGCCGCAGCCGGAGTCGTATTTCGTGTCGGCGTCGAACAGGACCGTCCCGCAGGCGCCACACCGGTAGACGCCGTCGGCGTCGTGGTCGACGTACTCGCCGGAGAACCGGGCCTCGGTGCCGGCCTCCCGGAGGATCCGGTACTCCTCCTCCGAGAGCCGTTCACGCCACTCCTCGTCGGTCAGTTCGGTCGGGTCGACGTCCCCGGCGGGACCGGAATCGGCGGTGGTATCGCTCATACCGATCGATAGTCGCCGGACGCCGAAGGGCGTTTCGGCGACTTCGAGGTCGACCGCACTCCTTCGAGATCGACGACGACTACTCGAGGTCGACCGCGACGCCGAGATCCGTGAGCGTCTCGAAGAAGTCCGGAAACGAGACGTCGACGTGTTCTGCCCCCCGGACGGTCGTGTCTCCATCGGCGGCGAGCGCCGCGATCGAGAGGGCCATCACCAGCCGGTGGTCGCCGCGGCCGTCGACGGCTGCGCCGCGGAGATCGGTCTCCCCGCCGTGGATCGTCAGCACGTCCCGGTCCTCGGCGACGCTCGCGCCCATCGTTTGGAGTTCCTCGGCCATCGCCGACACCCGGTCGGTCTCCTTGTATCGAACGTGCTCGCAGTTCACGATGCGCGTCTCGCCGTCCGCGATCGCGCCGAGCGTCGCGATCGTCGGCAGGAGGTCGGGCGTGTCGCCGACGTCGACCTCGATCCCGGCGAGGTCGCTACGATGGGCGCGGATGGTCGCATTCCCGCGGTCCCACTCGACGTCCGCCCCCATCCGATCGAGGACGTCGACGATCGCGGCGTCGCCCTGCGCGCTCTCGACCGCGCCGCGGATCGTGACGACGTCGTCGGGAGCCGCCGCGACGGCCCCCGCTGCGGCGAGATAGGAGATCGACGAGAAGTCACCCGGAACCGTGTATTCCCCGTTTTCCGGGGCGTATCGCTGACCGCCGGCGACCCGAAACCCGTCCGCTCCGGCGGCCGCGTCGCTCCCGATCGGCTCGGCATCCACGCCGAAGTCGGCGAGCACCTCGAGGGTGATGTCGACGTAGGGCGCGGACTTGAGGTCGGTCGTGAGGTCGATCGTGATCCCCTCGTCGCTCGCCGCCCCGGCCAGCAGCAACGCGGTGATGTACTGGGAGGAGACGTCGCCCGGAATGGCGACCTCGCCGCCCGTGGTCGGGCCGAACACCACGAGCGGCGCCTGCCCGTTCCCGCGAGTCGATTCCGCGCGCGCGCCGAGTTGTTCGAGCGCGTCGAGCAGCGGCCCCTGCGGGCGCGACCGGAGCGACGCGTCGCCGGTGAGGACGGTCCCGCCGTCCGCGAGCCCGGCCGCGCCGGCGACCAGTCGCGTCGTCGTTCCGGAGTTGGCGCAGTCGATGACGTCGTCCGGCACGGCCGGAGTTCCGTCGAACCCGTCGACGACGAGTGCGTCCTCGGCCGTTCGCTCGGAGCCCTCGAGGTTCGGGTCGCGGTCGACCGTGCCGCCGAACGCCTCGACAGCACGGGCCGTCGCCCGGGTGTCGGCGCTGTCGAGCGGCGACCGCACGACCGCGCCGTCGCTGTAGCCCGCCGCGAGGATCGCCCGGTGGGTGTAGCTCTTCGAGGGGGGTGCCCGGACGGTTCCGGAGACGTCGCCGGGCGTGATGCGTGCGTCCATATCCGTCCCTTCGCCGCCGTCCGTATCAGCGTACCGGAGCCCCGCGAGCGGTGTGACGCATCGTTGGCGGGTCGCCAGCAGCGTACGGTTTATACTACCGGGTCCGTTACCCGAAGGTATGCCTCAGTGTGAAATGTGTGGCGCCGAGCAGGCCTCGCTGACGACGACGAAGGTCGAAGGCGCCGAACTGGAGCTCTGTGACTCCTGTACGGACTTCGGGACCGAGGTCCGTCAGGAGCCCGACTCCACGACCACGAGCAAGTACTCCACGTCCTCCAGTTCCGGCCGATCGTCCGGCTCCGGCTCCGGTTCCGGATCGGGGTCCGGATCCGGAGGCTCCTCCGGTGGGGGCCGCCGGCGGGACATGTTCGACGAGATGGACGAGGTCGCCGCGGACTACGACGACCGCATCCGGGAGGCCCGCGAGTCGCGCGGGCTCAGCCAGGAGGAGCTCGCGGACCAGCTCAACGAGAAGGCGAGCCTCATCCGCAAGCTCGAACGCGGCGACATCCTCCCGCCGGACGACGTCCAGCGAAAGCTCGAACGGACGCTCGAGATCTCGCTCGTCGAGGGAACCGACGTCGACGAGGAGTGGGAGTCCGGTGACTCCTCGTCGATGACGCTCGGCGACGTCGTGAAGCGGAAGGACTGATCGGACACGGGGTAGTAGTCGAGCGTCGGGTCGGATCCGAACCGGGATCGACTCACTCCTCGGCGCCGCCGGCCGCGGCGACGCCGTACGTCTCCGAGAGGTGTGTTATCGCCTCGGCAACCATCCGTGGGTCGTAGGTCCAGAACCCGAAGAAGCGGTCGGGTTCACGTTCCTCGGCGAGGAGCAGACAGGCGTTCTCCTCGAGACCGCCGCCGTCGTAGGCGACGAACCACGTCTCCCGGATCTCCGGCGCGCGCTCGATGTGGACCGCGAAGTCGGCGTCGGGCACGGATCCCTCGGGTGCGGCGTAGGCGTGAACGGCCAGGTCCTCCCGCTCGGCAAGCCGGTTGTACGTGTCGACGGTCTCGCCCAGCGTCGTGAGCGTCTGGAAGCCGGCATGGAGCGCTCCGGACCCGGTCCGCCACGCGCGGTCCTCGATCTCCCGGGACGCCGCAACCATCTTCCGCTTCGAGTAGGAGGTGAACGTCGTCTCGTCGATCGCGTCGAGGACCGGGGCGTACGACTGCTGGTCGAACGCCGGAGCGGTTTTCTCCGGCGAGGTCTCCGTCGAAGGCAGGAGGTCGTCGACGGCGATCGCGGTAACGAACTCCTCGTCGCGAGCGAGCACCGCGAACCGGTCGGGCGCGCCCGGGAGCGTGGCCTCGGTCACCACGAGGTTGCGGTCGCCGAACGTCTCCGCCAGCTCGTCGCGTGCGGCGGCGTTCGCGTTGACGACCGTCAAGGTCGCCGCGGTGGCTTCGACCCGGGCGATGAGTTCAATGAGCGACATTCGGGATGGAGGCGTGGGCGTATGCGCCGACAGGGCGGTCGAACGCTTGTAGTTTTCGGCGTTGTGGGTTCCGACGGACGGTGCACCCCTCGGCCGAGGTCATCACCATACCGGCCGGCGGCGGGCCGCCACGCGGTCGGAGTATCAAACTATTTGCGCCGGCGGGGTCGACTGCGGGTATGTTCGTTCTCGTCAACCTGAAGGCGTATCCCTGTGACCCGATCGCGGTCGCGACGGCCGCACGCGACGTCGCCGACGACGCCGGCGTTCGGATCGCCGTCGCGCCGCAGGCTGCCGACCTCTCGCGCGTGGCCGAGACCGGCGTCGAGACGTGGGCCCAACACGTCTCTCCGATCGACCACGGTTCCCACACCGGGTCGACGCGCGCGGCGGCGGTCGCCGACGCCGGCGCGGTCGGGACGCTCATCAACCACTCCGAGCGCCGACTCACCCTGGCGGACATCGACGGCGCCCGTGAGGTGGCCGCCGAGCGCGACCTGGAGACGGTCGTCTGCGCGAACGATCCCGCCCAGGCCGGCGCCGCCGCGGCCCTGGGACCGGACGCGGTCGCGGTCGAGCCGCCGGCGCTCATCGGCGGCGACGTCTCGGTCGCGAGCGCCGATCCGGGGATCGTCAGGGACGCCGTCGAGGCGGTGACCGCCGTCGACGGGACGGTCGACCTGTTCTGCGGCGCCGGCGTCTCGACCGGCGCGGACGTCGACGCGGCCGCCGATCTCGGCGCCTCGGGCGTCCTGCTCGCCTCGGGTGTCGCGAAGGCCGACGATCCGCGGGCGGCCCTCGAGGACCTCGTCTCCGGTATCTGAGGGTACGCGGACGGTCCTCGGCCGCGGCCGGGTTCCCGCGAACCAGGGTGGCTCACGACTCCAGTACGACGAGCGGCAGCGCCGCGGTCAGCCCCGCGAGGTAGCCGGCGAAGTGCGCCCACACATTGGCGCCCGCCGGAACGAGCAGCATCGATCCGACGATCCCGGAGACGGCGACGCTCGCCCCAACGACGAGGACGAACTCGTGGACCGGATCGATTCGGTCGTCCGCCGGATCGGGCCGATCTCCCATCGAGTCTCCCCTGCCGTCCCGCCGCGTGTGGTTTCGGCTTGCTCGCTGCGTCTTGCGCCATCGGATCCACGCGGCCACCAGGAGGCTCACGCCGGCCGCGGCCGCCGCCGCGATCGGGTAGCGCGGAAAGTACCACACCGAGGACGGAGCCGCGAGGACGACCGCGACCGAGGCTGGCGCCGCGACGAACGCCAGACTACGCGGGATCCGGCCGGTCGTGGCGCGGTCCGCGGAGACGAACCAGACGACGAGGAGATAGCCGAGCAGGCCGGTGTTGACGTCCGAGAACCCGACCGAGGGCACGTCGGTGATCGTCCCGAGCGTGGCCAGCGTCGCCCACGCGGAGACGACCGGGATCACGACTAGACACGCGATCGTGACGCCGGCGAAGCGGGCGCGCCAGCCGACGATGGCCGATAGCGGGTACGCCACGCCGACGACCATCCAGTAGACGCCCACGTTGTGGAGGAGGTGGTTCACGTCCGAGTGGACGTAACTCGAGGCGAACGCCGTCCAGAGCGTCCACCGGCTCGTCAGGATCCCCTCGTTCGCCAGCGAGAACGCCCACGCCTCGCTGCCCGGCAGGAGGTGTGCGCCCACGAGGACGCCCGGGACGACGAACAGGACCGCGGCGAGCTCCCCGGGGCCTGCAGCGCGCGCTCCCGCGACCGCCGCGGTCACGATCCGGCGAGCCACGCCACGAACGCCGGGCCGAACCATATCGGATCGAGGCCGCCGATCGACAAAAACGATCGTTCCCCGGCAGCACAGGAGTTAGGACCGCGAGTCGACGACCGACGCCACCGCCGCCCGGTAGTGGTCGGCCGTGATCCGGACCGCCTCGGGATGGTCGACCGCCGACTCGCCGTACGTCTCGGTCACGTCCTCGATCGCGGCGAGGGCGGCCTCCCGGCAGACGGACGCGAGTTCGGCCCCCGAGAGGCCGGCCGTCTCCGCGGCGATCGCGTCGAGATCGACGTCCTCGGCGAGGGGCTGGTCCGCCGTATGGACCGCGAGGATGGCGACGCGGGCCTCCCGGTCCGGGTTCGGAACCTCGACGTGGGTCTCCAGTCGTCCCGGACGC
Proteins encoded:
- a CDS encoding type 2 periplasmic-binding domain-containing protein translates to MDTDHELSARVREALDVDIEAFHSRAEADAEVVKERLRDGAFDNHQSIVGFEYEFYAVGDGRWNGESHDGEFSLMRVPRRLLELMGFEKELGLHNAEMSTSPQPFSNHGLEAQLSEVRARLQAALDCTAAEGMRLVSDGLWTIPPTGETATEYLTDSVEIDGVHIATNMSDAVRYHAMANATADDSVGRDVELEAPGVSMTTKTVMPESLITSIQPHYQVSQATMLPVHFRYALRIAGPLLALGVNSPFFPPELYDADWDGERVLAEGAHENRIHVFESVLNGRTVEPKVRFPRDVETVEEAVDRIAADESFVPVDPDPGTRFDDDFATFRSKHGTYWRWVRPVFDGATRSSANARIEFRPIPAQPTVGDSIAFQAAFAGLLEELPRREHPVIDLPWERARENFYAAVADGIDAELAWIGNHGELTHDHEELFADLLDHAVAGLESAGCAPSTAERWIAPLRWRAHERMTPARWKRDRVRNRLDDGASFEAAVVAAQREYIENQTDTLVDGSFTDW
- a CDS encoding ATP-dependent DNA ligase, translated to MEFAAFAARAGAIEETEADHATTVLVAELLADADGDLETVVRFLLGRVFPAHETRTLDVGPSLCREAIAKAAGPNVDTADVENRLADRGEIGAVAASYDFGGQRGLAAFSTGATDAPVTVAEVDGTLRSVAAAAGDGSEATKLDTLFGLFNRIDPSEAKILARLVLGEMRLGVGEGTVRDAIAEAFLAADAAAPSAEGTAGTDGDGSGDEDGSGDEDGSGDEDGASDEDGASDEDGRNDAPGDEDVLAATDEDVAAVARALQVTNDYGRVAAIARDRGRPGLADQRLVVGRPVQAMLAQAGTAADALSEWDRAAMETKFDGARVQVHHSPSTDDVGTTLYSRNMDDVTEALPEIVELVADRVEVPVILDGEVVAVDEDGDPLPFQEVLRRFRRKHDVDRMRNEVDLRFHAFDCLHVDGEDLLEAPLETRHDRLRQAVPDLAATLTIADGVEPIETFERRALEAGHEGIMLKNPDSPYTPGDRGRNWLKRKPDVETLDLVVTGGEWGEGRRASLFGTFEVSVRADREGDGTGTVHAGRRFEPVGKVATGITDERLASLTDRFEPLVLSEEGTAVTFDPQVVFEVGYEEIQRSPTYGSGYALRFPRFVGVREDKDVTDADTLDRLERLADTQ
- a CDS encoding MBL fold metallo-hydrolase, whose translation is MTVRYGDLTVEWLGYATARLETADGLVAYTDPGRYGVLDDYWARDGDLVVVTHDHHYEPDGIRSVAAADATLVIYDGVDPDRISRDVEPVADLAADYEVVRVDETDRVTAGDATVWSVPAYNEPDGPRARPDGTVPHPEGFGCGYLLSLAGTTVFWPGDSDALEGFAELDVAVFLANIGGGVVSDRHEAADLAERLDPELVVPIHYDTIETLAADGGAFAADVASRSIPVALDERSANQ
- the msrB gene encoding peptide-methionine (R)-S-oxide reductase MsrB → MSDTTADSGPAGDVDPTELTDEEWRERLSEEEYRILREAGTEARFSGEYVDHDADGVYRCGACGTVLFDADTKYDSGCGWPAFYAAEDDAVTTQLDTSHGMRRTEVRCANCDSHLGHVFDDGPEPTGKRFCINSVAMEFEDE
- the aroA gene encoding 3-phosphoshikimate 1-carboxyvinyltransferase; its protein translation is MDARITPGDVSGTVRAPPSKSYTHRAILAAGYSDGAVVRSPLDSADTRATARAVEAFGGTVDRDPNLEGSERTAEDALVVDGFDGTPAVPDDVIDCANSGTTTRLVAGAAGLADGGTVLTGDASLRSRPQGPLLDALEQLGARAESTRGNGQAPLVVFGPTTGGEVAIPGDVSSQYITALLLAGAASDEGITIDLTTDLKSAPYVDITLEVLADFGVDAEPIGSDAAAGADGFRVAGGQRYAPENGEYTVPGDFSSISYLAAAGAVAAAPDDVVTIRGAVESAQGDAAIVDVLDRMGADVEWDRGNATIRAHRSDLAGIEVDVGDTPDLLPTIATLGAIADGETRIVNCEHVRYKETDRVSAMAEELQTMGASVAEDRDVLTIHGGETDLRGAAVDGRGDHRLVMALSIAALAADGDTTVRGAEHVDVSFPDFFETLTDLGVAVDLE
- a CDS encoding multiprotein bridging factor aMBF1, with the translated sequence MPQCEMCGAEQASLTTTKVEGAELELCDSCTDFGTEVRQEPDSTTTSKYSTSSSSGRSSGSGSGSGSGSGSGGSSGGGRRRDMFDEMDEVAADYDDRIREARESRGLSQEELADQLNEKASLIRKLERGDILPPDDVQRKLERTLEISLVEGTDVDEEWESGDSSSMTLGDVVKRKD
- a CDS encoding DICT sensory domain-containing protein, translated to MSLIELIARVEATAATLTVVNANAAARDELAETFGDRNLVVTEATLPGAPDRFAVLARDEEFVTAIAVDDLLPSTETSPEKTAPAFDQQSYAPVLDAIDETTFTSYSKRKMVAASREIEDRAWRTGSGALHAGFQTLTTLGETVDTYNRLAEREDLAVHAYAAPEGSVPDADFAVHIERAPEIRETWFVAYDGGGLEENACLLLAEEREPDRFFGFWTYDPRMVAEAITHLSETYGVAAAGGAEE
- the tpiA gene encoding triose-phosphate isomerase, coding for MFVLVNLKAYPCDPIAVATAARDVADDAGVRIAVAPQAADLSRVAETGVETWAQHVSPIDHGSHTGSTRAAAVADAGAVGTLINHSERRLTLADIDGAREVAAERDLETVVCANDPAQAGAAAALGPDAVAVEPPALIGGDVSVASADPGIVRDAVEAVTAVDGTVDLFCGAGVSTGADVDAAADLGASGVLLASGVAKADDPRAALEDLVSGI
- a CDS encoding rhomboid family intramembrane serine protease, coding for MVRPGVRGVARRIVTAAVAGARAAGPGELAAVLFVVPGVLVGAHLLPGSEAWAFSLANEGILTSRWTLWTAFASSYVHSDVNHLLHNVGVYWMVVGVAYPLSAIVGWRARFAGVTIACLVVIPVVSAWATLATLGTITDVPSVGFSDVNTGLLGYLLVVWFVSADRATTGRIPRSLAFVAAPASVAVVLAAPSSVWYFPRYPIAAAAAAGVSLLVAAWIRWRKTQRASRNHTRRDGRGDSMGDRPDPADDRIDPVHEFVLVVGASVAVSGIVGSMLLVPAGANVWAHFAGYLAGLTAALPLVVLES